CACTTTTGCGTGCTGTTTCATTTAATATACtttaaaaattggaaattaCAAAATACGTGTATTTTACCGGttacttttcaaatatttgccaagcgtgtcagaaacgcttcaaaccatttcatcaaccatttcaaatttgCAATGTCCGgttctacttgacgtttgCCCACTTTAACCTAGCGACGaagtttgtccagttcaagtTGACCACTATCGAGAAGTTTGTCCAGTTTAAcctacccgctgtccagttcatcttgagcgttgtctagaaatgcctcgcacttgtctaggtctactcagaaaccctgtaatgtCTGCGCCCAGCACGATGGATGCGCTAATAAAAACGATTataatcattgaattttcatacgGCTGCAGAAATCCGTTTAGTGAAACCCGGATTGTTGGAATGTACTATTTTATCAATAGCGGCACAAATTATTTATCAATagcagcaaacaaatcaaacaaacgcacCAAACTAACCGTGAACACAATGCATTTTATTGCTCATCGTAGCATAAACTTTACACTTACAAAACATAATGTTATTTAATGCTTCTATTGTAGTAATTAAAACCAACAGATGCGGTCTGCAGGACGCATTCCCGCACCCGCACACTCACCCTTTCGTCCGACACTTCCGGCACACAATCGGATTTAAAGTAAGAACAAAATATGAACCCACGGTCGCTTGCCACGGTTTTAGAACAGAGATTTTCCCTCCATCATGCACTTGACACAGTAGTGCGTAAACTGTGCTCCTTTCAGTAAGAAATCGGACACGACCTGCAAGCAAAAACAGAATACGAAGGACGGATtggtgtgtaaaaaaaatggtttgtttgatttcgtttcGTGGTTGGATGGTTCAGTTTGCTGTACTTACCGCTATATCCGGCACGCATACCGTGATCGGATAGACTACGACATACCAGCCGGCGCAGAAGAATGCCACGAAGAAACCAACCACAAGCAGCACGATTAGCCAGATGATGGACCACAGAAGGTTTGCCATGCTGTTTGGAGTAGAGCAATGAAGGAgggtgagttttgttttgattagtGGCCGCTTCTTGCTTCATTTGTTACACTTTCTCGTATATTTTAGTTTTCGTCCCAAGGTTTTTAACGCATTTCCGTGTATTTTTGACTGCGTCCCAAAATTTTTTGACGGGTTTTCTcacttatgtttgtttttatttcactcaaTAGGTTTTTGATTGATTCGCAAGTATGTTTGCACaagttaactttttttttatttatttatgcttaAGCACTTACTCTCCGCCgtaatttacattttacaataaaataaaaacaggaaCAGATAAATCACATGATGTTATTGTATGTTTGATATATACAATAAGTGTAATATTCTTCTatcaaacaactttttttttcatatttttagcTACGCAGAAATTGCATGTTTGTGAGTTAACTTTGTAAAACCGTTTAGAAAGTATTTGCTTCAGTTTTGATAAACAATCGTGAGAAACCATTTTTCGAAAAAATCAGTTTTTCAAATAATATATTAacatttcgaaaatttcggggtaaccgaaaaaaaactgtgagCGAAACCTGAAATATATAGGAAATCGTCACATATCCTCGGTACCGGAATCAACTGATTCAATGTGATTCAATGCCCCCAACTTCCATTTCGCATTGGGCTTCCAATGGCAAATTTCCAAATGGGCTAAGTAAAATTTTCCAATCGGCTAAATCTGCCACTGCCGGTAACTatgaatttttcaataaacgTGAAATTGTCGAGATGGCACTAGAGCATACTAATAATTCTAATCATTCATTAGaagatttgaataaaaatgcatGATTATACAGAAGGGCAAATTGTTAACGTTAACCTCTATCAGaatcaaaaaaacaactatGCTTTTTAGTACAATTTCCAAGTCTCTGTATATTTAATCTTGAAACATGTTACAATTATGCACCGGAGAGCAAATTTGatgatttacattttatttcgctGCTCTATATAGAACCCCGTAATACATTCACCCCCAAACACCCaaagagtaaaaaaacacCCATGCCAACggtcaatttaaaaatactcGTTCCCCTCGCACACTTCCAACCGTGATGCAATACACACATCAAGATACGAACGGATTAAGAGCATTCGTGGTTCGAAATTCATACAGCTCTCGTAAACTACAAATCTAGTAAACACAGGCCAAACTCTGAATGAGTAAAAACCGCGCGTACCGCGCACACCAACTCCCTTGTCCACACTGGAACCTGGTCCCATAGTCTTGCTTTCTTCAGCAAAATATACTAAGCTATTTTTGTACTCACCGCCGAGAAGAAGTCGGCGATCGATTCATCcatatggtttttgtttgtcttaaTGTACGAAAgaggacagagagagaaagcaaatAACTAAACAAACGAGATGGGAAAGCTGTACCAGTATGGTTTTCCTCACTGCAGATGCAGATGAGTTAGCGGACCGAGGAGCAACTATTTTAAATACAACAATGCTACTAAGTGCAGGCGCGCTTGTTCCATTCGAATGGATAAACCTGTTGAAGGGTTACCCAGGCAAGTGCCATTACATTTTGTGTCTTGTGAGTATTATGAAAATATCATAACGTGAGTTAATTTTTGGTGCATGCAATCATTCTCGTAAAGGTACTTATTTGCACCAGCATTTGCaccaaatttgaaataatgtaCAGATTTAAAACTCCATTCCTTTTTCACATATTTCAGGCGCTTCGGTaagaaaagaatatttttttcgtcgGTAATCTTTTGCTTCAAGAACATACCGTGAAAGAGTAAAGTAAGTTACAATCGAGCTACGGGCTGAGACATccaaaaaaacctcacaaaatttgcttatttttcatttgaccAATCATGAGCACCAGTCAAAACActgaacaaaatcaaaatacaaATAGAACAGTAGAAGCACCTCGACGTCGAAAGACTACCGGTACGTACTATATATTGTACGTACCGGTCCAAATcttgaaatcaaattttaaaatgtttttgggatacgattttttatttttgtcatttaAGGGTAAAAACCAAGAAGtttatgtttcttcttcttcttctttggcttgctcaagattgagcacgtcgtgtcgacatggcctggtccccaatcagtttccaggaaactcggtctagggctgctgtcctccatccacggctgcatccgatttcCGACAGGTTaaactccacttgatccagccaacgagctcgctgtgttcctctacgcctcgtgccgaacgggtcgctgacgagcaccttcttggtggggcatgagtccggcatcctcatcacgtgccccagccaacgtatccttccggctttgactaccgtcaggatatcagcaccgccaaacagctcagctagctcgtggttcattctctttcgacacacgccctgctcgcacacaccgtcaaagatagtccttagcactcgtcgttcgaaaatggcgagtgcattggcgtcctccatCAGCATAGTACAAGACttgtacccgtagaggactaccggacgtatcaaagtacggtaaatcgtgcatttcgtgtgttgttggagtcttctggatcgcaggagtttgtggagtccgtagtaggcacgattcccctgaacaatgcgccttcggatttcgctgcttacgttgttatccgaagttacgatcgtaccaaggtagcagaacttctctaccacctcgagatcgtcgccgtcaactgatactctgcttccgagtcgggctctatcatggtcagagcctccggcaagccggtattttgttttcgtcgcattgatgctcaatccaattctattgaccTCGCGTtgcagtcgggtgtacgcctcgcacaccgtcgcagttgtccgtccgatgatgtggatgtcatccgcgaagtcaaggaattggagagatcgggtaaAAAtggtgccccggatgtcgaagcacgcgcttcgcatgacaccctccagagcaatgttgaacaacaaacaggagagtccgtctccttgcctcagaccccggtaggattcgaacgattccgataGCATGCTCGatactctcaccttgcactgcaacCCGTCCTTAGTGGTCTTTAGcaaccgtaccagcttcccagggaacccgtactgctgcatggtgttccatagttcggtccgatctattgtatcgtaggccgccttgaagtcaatgaacaggtggtgcgtagggatctggtgctctcggcatttttggaggatctgccgtagagtgaagatttggtcggttgtcgatttgcctccaacaaatccagcttggtagcttccgacgaaatctgtagcaaggggctacagatttcgtcggaagtctgcagaagagtattcgggacaggatcttataggcagctttcaggactgtgatggcccggaagttagcacagtccatcctgtcgccctttttgtacaccgggtgtatgacacccagtttccattcgtccggtagttcttcctgctcccaaatcttaacaatcagccgatgcatgatggcgggaaacctctccggacccatcttgaacagttcggacaccagcccatcgctgccagctgatttattgcatttcagctgcttgatggcactgatgacttcgttcAGTGAGTGACTGTAGAACTTGCGAGTTTCCCCCGACTGGGATAATTGCTGCATCAGTTGCTCGTCCGACTCTTCGAAACTCCGCTTCTTATCCTGGAAGAGCCTGATCTGCTGTCGCCTCAGTCGTCCGTAGTGTTCCACGTTCTGCCGGGTCTCGCGCTGGAGCATGCGGGTACGCGCTgcgttcttctcggatagtgctcgcctgcactcatcatcaaactTGCCTCATCCGATCTATGTtgagccttggggtaggctGAAAGCGCAGCTTATTGGCGGCGCAGAGTTTTTGGCGCAACTTAACCATAACCAGGAAATGATCTGAGTCGACGTTTGCTCCTCTACAGGTCCTCacgtcgataatatccgaCCAGTGCCTTCCATCGATGAGAACGTGGTCAATCTGGGAATATGTCTGCTGTGGTGATCTTCAGGTGTAACTGAAACGAGGTGCGTGCTGGAAGaaggtgctgcgaatggtCATGTGCTTGGAGGAGGCGAAGTTCACGAGCCGAATCCCGTTGTCATTCGTCAGCTGGTGGGCACTGAAACTTCCTATCGTGGGTTTAAATACCTCCTCCCGTCCGACCTCGGCCACCACCCGATCATTCGCTTTCGCATCTCTTCTATGACCAGGAACGCCGTACCGAGTTCATGCTTTTCTCCACCACTTTGGTAGATCATGCAATCACTGCGGTAGGGACGCTCCGTTACTCCTTTCCAGCGCACCTCCTGTAGTGCTTCTACTCTGAAGCCGCGGGCCGAAAGAATGCGGGTACTTCCGGGTGATGTGAGGGATCTGCAGTTCCATGTCCCAAGTTTCCAATCGTAGTCCTTATTTCGTGGCGTGGGTCTGTATCTGTTGATCCGATTCGAAATGTGTTGGTTCCCTTTCATTGCAATTGTATTGGAggtggcttgcaaggcctctcccccaaccccctgtctcgtcggagggcctacgcatcTTAGCTGATTAAAGTTTATGTTTATCcactataaaaatataattttcatttggttttcgTGCGCAGAAACTaagtaatttcataaaatggtaatgtaaaaaagtttgttttcattttcaactaTTTAAAAGACATTTTCCATAACAATCGCAACGACTTCCGTTTCTATTTGGTAGaattttttgtctattttgaCTGATTCGCTAAAGTTTTGGGGTATTTTATATCAGTGCTCGAGTatttcataagcgcttgcgATATTCGCTAAAGTTGGTCCGCCGTACGCTATCAATTGCTTTTCCCTGTATTGtcagaagagagaaagaaaaaaaacacggaatGGTGCATTGAAAGGTTTTatagttttcccttttctcatACAGTAACGCTATTCAAAGCATCTGATGCAtctttttaaatcgtttctaCACAAGAAGGAGTACTTATTCCAATATCTCCCATCTGTTCCATTCTAAGCTTTTGAGCAGTAACCCTTACAATAGCTTCAACTGCCTTCCAATGCGATTAAATTCTTTTATATTCAACATTCTTTTATtgctcttttatttttggaatgaatttaACTCATTCACTTGTCTAACCGCAACAATCAATCGAAAATTTCCGGTATAAGCCCAAATACAAACATCAGAAAATTAAGTGAACAGCcgtataaattatttacacaaaaacattttttttatttttatttaaaattttagctAATTTGAGGGTAAACCTTTTTCTAATTGCAATCAAAATTGGCTTAAagaatcaataataaaaaccacTTTTCCAACTAATTTTAGGGCAAACCCCGTTCCAGTGGCAAGGCGTGatgatgaaataaacaaattatagTATGATATTTTCCATAGCACTATTTCAACAGGGGAGCTCTAAACGTCCAGTAAATATTTCACTATATACGCCGCGGGCATAGAGGGCGGCCCAGTAGTAcaagcgacagcggcgccgatcttcatatggcaggaccggggtgcAAATCTCATCCCCTCCATACAAGGTAtcggaagtctagtaagccattagacgGCATCGGCGTGACCTgaggaggtcgttaagccaagaagaagaagaaaagactGCGGGCCACGAgcgttttcaaaacaaaaaaatcataacctCATCATATGATcatttaagaaattttctcACATTGAAATAActttttgagaacctggcGCATACACAATCTACCTACAAGGGGCAATGaagaaaaagctgaaatcacatttttgagatttttttacagtttttacAGCTCATGATTGCAAAGTAGCTTGCAATATTCCACGttcgatttgaaaaattcgACTGAGTGATTCCATTCCACTTCCATATTCCATTATACGGATCGAAATCCTGTCGATGATGTAATTGGTGATTACAAATATCAAGAATAATAttggatattttttcaatCCCTTCGTATCACACTGATCATCCAAGGTTTAGCGTGTATGGTGTGTTTCATTCTTTCGCGCCTTCACTACTTCTCCACAAAGCGCATACCATGCGAAACGAttgatcaaaacaaaaccaacacccACCACCTTCACAAGCTGCGTCTACACCCCTTTAACCCTTTTCCTACACGTTCTTCACACATCTCCTCAAGCAACTTCCTTTTCCCCTTCCAAAACTTTTCGTGGTGACTTTTCTTGGCTTATTGTTCTCCGATTCTTGAGCAGTTCTCGTCTCGTTCTTCCGTAGCGTTTTAAACAATGTTACTACGGCTATTAGAATACAAATAGCGCTTTAAAAGCGAACGCATTCCACCTACAAaatgcgcgcacacacacacacacacgtgtgaaaaataatgtttcgtTACAAGAAATAGCATCAGGGAGCAGCGTGACTAAAGCGGCTGAATGGCCACcctttattatttattcctCCGATCACCTGGCGCTGGGGTGGTGTGTAGGCGCGATGGTAAAGTGCACACAACAATCATATTTCAAATCACACAACCACAACGAAACGTatttataaaaacaagggTTGGTAGCATGCGTAGGCCACTTTTGACCCCGTGGCCGCAAGACATGCATGCAAGCACACATGCAGGCACTTCCAGTTTTGGGCATTGGGGTAACGAGGGAACTACCCTTCGGTTTGGTATTGGTGGACTCGTCTGCAGAAACAATTACGATGGCATCGCGGGTCAATTATGGTACACGGCGGTGGAATTCTCATAAAGTATGTAAACTATTTGTGACACGTTTACTGTTCCAATTTTAAACCGAAGGTGTTGTAAGCGTACATCTGTGATGTGTGAACAATGACTTTCACGCTAGATTCCAATTTCATACACTTGGTCCAATTGATTCGTTTCGGAAGCGTACGATATTATGTTGCTCAACTTTAATGCAGTATTTTATCAAACCCTTGCTAGGCGTCGTTTCCGCTTGAAACACTCATATTGAGAAACCTGTTCTATTTTTGCGaacgaaaaccgaaaaaacTGTTCCATCGATCTAACCACACAAGAGATTAGGCGTGCCGTCATCaacttcaccatcatcatcatcatcgccaaaGCGTGCTCGTAGTAGGAATAGAGGATGCCGTCATCCACACGACCATTTCCAGTTTGTTTATGATCTCAACCTGCACAACTCCGTGACCTACAGGCCACAGCCACAGCGCTTAATAGATCTGTCGATGCACTATCGCGGCATCAAGCTTCAAAGCGTTTGAGAATGTTGTAATTGGCTAGTAGCTAAGCAGAGCCCCAAATTTTCATCCTAATTGAACGGCTTTAATTTACTGGATTCGTAGCCAGCATAAACATACACAGGGAATATCATCCAGTTTTTGCGCTAGTCCTAAAACCGCGATCAGCGCGTTTCTGACGATTTTTATCGGATTGGTAATTTGTTTACAATATATTTTGCGGTTTTGTACGATTCAAGCATGCAATCGGCCATCCTTATCTTACCCCGTGGGGCAAAAATTCTCAACCCGCTCTGTTACTTGCCCAGGGTGAAGCATTCATCCAAAACAATGCGTCCATCCCTGTCTTTCGCGGGTTTAGAAGTtgaggaaaacaacaaccccacaaatacacaaacaaacaggtTACGATCACGAACACGATCAGTCCAAAACTCGCTAGGGGCCAGGGATGGGCAACGTTTGTTCGGCATGAAAATGTTGGTTAAGATTCATTAGCAGATTACTCAGGTATTGCAGATCAACACCAgccccttttttattgtaaactCTTGGTCGAGTTTTTAGTTAACTACTATCGAGGCTGCTTCCTGGCGAATTCTAAAGCACATGCAGTGGGACATTTATTTCCCTCAATTTTCAACAGAACATAAAAGGTCCTGTCAGCTATGCAATGTCCTCGAAATATTGGATACACAGCAAAGTTTACATTTGGCAACGGTAGCTAACGGTTTCAAACTAATTCTCAAACTAATTTGTTATTTGAATTATCAAATTGATTTGGTAAATCTTGCGTCTAAAACCTCAACTGAAAAGGTGCAGTATTTAAATGGAAATGTATAACGTCAAAAGATCATGGTCAAACATCGTGGTGTTAAGGTTCCGATGTGGATTTTTGCAGAAAGTGTACCGGATTTTCGGTGATTGTGTTGCACGATTTTGTCCCTCGCAATAATGACAATTTGCTTCCCCATTATTGTCTGactgtgattttttttgggaacTTGAGAGGTCTTTGTGGCCTGCCATTTTAGGCTCCCTTGACTTGCTTACACCAGGTTGCTGGATAGTGTCAGTCTTGGATGGTACAAACATAATCTTAATCTTAACTTTCAATAGGtagttcaattttaaattcaatcttgACTCAAGTGATATCTCAACACCCATCGGATTGCGGGATGTGCACCATTTCGAGACCCGTTTGCCGACCACTGCTCTATAATACGATCACCCGAAGACGAGCGCGGGATCGGAACGGAAAACTGTAAAACGATCATTCCTCcgccaaacaaaccaaacaagacGCGTAGAGCGCCAACTTCTTTTCTAAGCTCGTGCCTCTATCGAAGTCTTGGgactatttttttcaaaatgatgTCACCCGCGAAGCATGCTACGGCCACTAAACTAGCAAACGATTTTAACGccatccacatacacacacgctcgcACACAAATTGTGACCTCCTGCTATCGAACAAGAGGGTTGGATATTTAATATGCGagtgttttatctttttttctctcttttgggGAGGACTGAAGATGTCCACGAACAGATCGTAAAcaacaagcgaaaaaaaaaaacgcccaaaTGCCCCCAAGCAGAACTA
This genomic window from Anopheles maculipalpis chromosome 2RL, idAnoMacuDA_375_x, whole genome shotgun sequence contains:
- the LOC126559567 gene encoding uncharacterized protein LOC126559567, with protein sequence MANLLWSIIWLIVLLVVGFFVAFFCAGWYVVVYPITVCVPDIAVVSDFLLKGAQFTHYCVKCMMEGKSLF